From one Macellibacteroides fermentans genomic stretch:
- the serS gene encoding serine--tRNA ligase: MLTLKVITENPDEVIRRLAKKHFDAKEIIGKIIELDKTRRTTQSVLDENLATLNNLSKTIGALMKEGKKEEAEQARAKVAEMKEGNKELDAAKTAAEQEMNNLLVLVPNLPHDSVPEGRAAEDNLCEKSGGVVPKLHEGAVPHWDLCKKYDLIDFELGVKITGAGFPVYKGYGCRLQRALINFFLDNAREAGYLEIQPPYVVNADSGYGTGQLPDKEGQMYHATLDDLYLIPTAEVPVTNIYRDVILNESELPIKNTAYSACFRREAGSYGKDVRGLNRLHQFDKVEIVRIDTPEHSYESLKEMVDYVQSLVEKLELPWRILRLCGGDMSFTSAITFDFEVYSAAQERWLEVSSVSNFESYQANRLKCRYRDASKKTQLCHTLNGSALALPRIVAALLENNQTPEGIRIPKALVPYTGFDMIK, translated from the coding sequence ATGTTGACGCTTAAAGTAATTACGGAAAACCCGGACGAAGTAATCCGCAGGTTGGCCAAAAAGCATTTTGATGCGAAAGAGATTATCGGTAAAATTATCGAGTTAGATAAAACAAGACGTACTACACAGTCGGTTTTGGATGAGAATTTGGCTACGTTGAATAACTTATCGAAAACAATCGGCGCCCTGATGAAAGAGGGAAAGAAGGAAGAGGCGGAGCAAGCCCGGGCTAAAGTTGCCGAGATGAAAGAAGGTAACAAAGAGCTGGATGCCGCAAAAACCGCAGCAGAGCAGGAGATGAACAATCTGTTGGTACTGGTTCCCAACTTGCCTCACGATTCGGTACCCGAAGGTCGTGCAGCGGAAGATAATCTATGCGAAAAGAGTGGCGGAGTAGTTCCTAAATTACACGAAGGTGCAGTTCCTCACTGGGATTTGTGTAAGAAATACGACCTGATCGATTTCGAATTGGGTGTTAAGATAACCGGTGCAGGTTTCCCTGTATATAAAGGATATGGTTGCCGTTTGCAGCGTGCGCTCATTAATTTCTTTTTGGATAATGCGCGCGAAGCCGGCTATTTGGAGATACAACCTCCTTATGTAGTAAATGCCGACTCGGGTTATGGTACCGGTCAGCTTCCCGATAAAGAGGGACAGATGTACCACGCTACGCTTGACGATCTGTACCTGATACCAACAGCCGAAGTTCCGGTAACCAATATTTACCGTGATGTGATATTGAACGAATCTGAATTACCTATCAAGAACACAGCCTATTCGGCTTGTTTCCGTCGCGAAGCAGGCTCATACGGCAAGGATGTTCGCGGATTGAACCGTCTGCATCAGTTCGACAAGGTAGAGATTGTTCGCATCGATACTCCCGAGCATTCTTATGAATCATTGAAGGAAATGGTAGATTACGTACAATCGTTGGTAGAAAAATTGGAACTCCCCTGGCGTATTTTGCGCTTATGTGGAGGCGATATGAGTTTCACATCGGCCATCACGTTCGACTTCGAGGTATATTCTGCAGCACAAGAACGTTGGTTGGAAGTGAGTTCCGTATCCAACTTCGAGAGCTATCAGGCAAACCGACTGAAATGTCGTTACCGTGATGCCAGCAAGAAGACGCAGCTTTGTCACACGTTGAACGGTAGTGCCCTTGCTTTACCACGTATCGTTGCGGCATTGTTGGAAAACAACCAGACTCCCGAGGGTATCCGTATACCAAAAGCATTGGTACCTTACACAGGTTTCGATATGATTAAATAA
- a CDS encoding C40 family peptidase, protein MNPIKQIYKLSPLLFCLLLVACGTKKQVEKEPIISDNLSQIYGMRITSSDNEMLYAEGAKWLGVPHRYGGSNKQGVDCSGFVSILYEQVYGRQLSRSSADMLKHDCRKISRDELKEGDLVFFRTEGGRKKSPNHSGIYLKNGKFIHTSTSRGVMVSSLSEPYYLRTWVAAGRVK, encoded by the coding sequence ATGAATCCGATTAAACAAATCTATAAACTCTCCCCTTTACTCTTTTGTTTACTGCTAGTAGCTTGTGGAACCAAAAAGCAAGTGGAAAAGGAGCCGATAATCTCTGATAACCTTTCTCAGATATATGGTATGCGTATTACTTCCTCCGATAATGAAATGCTTTATGCGGAAGGTGCTAAATGGTTGGGAGTTCCTCATCGTTATGGCGGATCAAATAAGCAGGGAGTCGATTGTTCCGGATTTGTATCTATTCTCTACGAACAGGTGTACGGTCGCCAACTATCACGTTCTTCGGCTGATATGCTGAAACACGACTGCAGGAAAATTTCCCGTGATGAGCTAAAGGAAGGAGATCTCGTATTCTTCCGGACGGAAGGTGGACGGAAAAAGAGTCCCAATCACTCCGGTATCTACCTTAAAAATGGCAAATTTATTCATACCAGCACCTCCCGTGGGGTGATGGTGAGCAGCTTGAGTGAACCTTACTATCTGCGTACCTGGGTGGCAGCCGGGAGGGTTAAGTAA